Proteins encoded by one window of Phytohabitans houttuyneae:
- a CDS encoding DUF6458 family protein, whose product MGIGGGIFLIALGAVLAFAIQVDPWWIDLQATGVIVMLAGGAVVLVTLWYWQDRRRRSSAARFPPDAPPPDP is encoded by the coding sequence GTGGGCATCGGCGGGGGAATCTTCCTGATCGCGCTCGGCGCCGTACTGGCGTTCGCCATCCAGGTCGATCCCTGGTGGATCGACCTCCAGGCGACCGGAGTGATCGTGATGCTCGCCGGTGGCGCGGTCGTCCTGGTCACGCTCTGGTACTGGCAGGACCGCCGGCGCCGGTCGAGCGCGGCGCGGTTCCCGCCGGACGCGCCGCCGCCCGACCCTTGA
- a CDS encoding GNAT family N-acetyltransferase, with protein MPELSVRSMTQPEFDEWQDALARRFADSKVAAGTWTAAEALDKARQANAALLPEGLATEDNLILKGIRPDGTPVGRLWITLKHPQGVAGCAFLYDIEVEPEFRGAGYGRALLAAAEDAVREHGGTALELNVFGDNPVAISLYATSGYAVVTQQMRKAV; from the coding sequence ATGCCGGAGCTGTCCGTACGGTCCATGACGCAGCCAGAGTTCGACGAGTGGCAGGATGCCCTCGCCCGGCGCTTCGCCGACTCGAAGGTCGCCGCCGGCACCTGGACCGCGGCCGAGGCGCTCGACAAGGCACGGCAGGCCAACGCCGCGCTGCTGCCGGAGGGTCTCGCCACTGAGGACAACCTGATCCTGAAGGGCATCCGCCCGGACGGTACGCCGGTCGGGCGGCTGTGGATCACGCTGAAGCACCCGCAGGGCGTGGCCGGCTGCGCGTTCCTCTACGACATCGAGGTGGAGCCGGAGTTCCGCGGCGCCGGGTACGGCCGGGCGCTGCTGGCCGCCGCGGAGGACGCGGTCCGCGAGCACGGCGGGACCGCGCTGGAGCTGAACGTCTTCGGCGACAACCCGGTCGCCATCTCGCTCTACGCCACCTCGGGGTACGCGGTGGTGACCCAGCAGATGCGCAAGGCCGTGTAG
- a CDS encoding serine hydrolase: protein MLHVSQAWRRARRLRRRARFGVAGLALAGICAALVTGGPEASAHPGQPSAVFDPNETSWYELRERTEDEFEQDMARWDENDYIPVDVEADGFGGKPWFASAVQRNLDGRQWRAEAGMTKAEYTAVAAEASGDGLRLVDREMYIVDGAWHFAAVWVENVEGLGWTTWYGLTLAQLTAREQEQRRAGRMPIDFDMYRTSDGIRYGIVFLDNPEGLDWHLHGDFTEAQYTAAFTMYAGTGFRSLSFDSAYAGSQVFGGIFVENANGRGWRGRWKMSAHQYGNNWHLDADEGYRQIFVGRYQTASGFKYASIWRQNSDRPYWPERPDVDRFIDMEMDEDGVPGVAVAVMENGVFQYTRGFGKADIAGDISMDSGHVLRWASVAKAVGGALVMRLDEKPGDQVDRDETAEHYYAPLDDQHDATLEQLASNRGCVRHYAGDEESTLETLDPEQYDVEVATDDHLTETGYPDARTAVAEFDSDPLRSWTEVGGVSTSCTQGASELYSTHGYTVLGAGLEGATGVPVKDLVWQEISYPFGMTTLRQEDPDDTGVRRAKIYKGAANTEVAPDQISWKTLGGGLESNVRDMARFGDAMISGEIVTDTDHIWDGTANGWDYAYGWGVGSKNGHRYASKSGGQLGSDAHLLVFPDDGISIAVMINREELSDPADHASAIAWYVGDLLT, encoded by the coding sequence ATGCTCCACGTCTCACAGGCATGGCGGAGGGCTCGCCGGCTGCGGCGCCGCGCCCGCTTCGGGGTCGCCGGCCTCGCGCTGGCCGGCATCTGCGCCGCGCTCGTCACCGGTGGCCCGGAGGCCAGCGCGCACCCGGGACAGCCGTCGGCCGTCTTCGACCCGAACGAGACCAGCTGGTACGAGTTACGCGAGCGCACGGAGGACGAGTTCGAGCAGGACATGGCGCGCTGGGATGAGAACGACTACATACCCGTCGACGTCGAGGCCGACGGGTTCGGCGGCAAGCCGTGGTTTGCCAGCGCCGTGCAGCGCAACCTCGACGGGCGGCAGTGGCGGGCCGAGGCCGGGATGACCAAGGCGGAGTACACCGCGGTGGCCGCCGAGGCGAGCGGCGACGGGCTGCGGCTTGTCGACCGCGAGATGTACATCGTGGACGGTGCCTGGCACTTCGCCGCCGTGTGGGTGGAGAACGTCGAAGGGCTCGGCTGGACCACCTGGTACGGGCTCACGCTCGCCCAGCTCACCGCCCGCGAGCAGGAGCAGCGGCGGGCCGGCCGGATGCCGATCGACTTCGACATGTACCGCACCTCGGACGGGATCCGGTACGGCATCGTGTTTCTCGACAACCCGGAAGGGCTCGACTGGCATCTGCACGGCGACTTCACCGAGGCGCAGTACACGGCCGCATTCACCATGTACGCGGGCACCGGCTTCCGGTCGCTCTCCTTCGACTCCGCCTACGCGGGTTCGCAGGTCTTCGGCGGCATATTCGTCGAGAACGCCAACGGCCGGGGGTGGCGCGGGCGCTGGAAGATGAGCGCGCACCAGTACGGCAACAACTGGCACCTGGACGCCGACGAGGGGTACCGGCAGATCTTCGTCGGCCGGTACCAGACCGCGAGCGGCTTCAAGTACGCGTCGATCTGGCGGCAGAACAGCGACCGTCCATATTGGCCGGAGCGGCCGGACGTGGACAGGTTCATCGACATGGAGATGGACGAGGACGGCGTGCCCGGCGTCGCCGTCGCGGTGATGGAGAACGGGGTGTTCCAGTACACCCGCGGCTTCGGCAAGGCCGACATCGCCGGTGACATCTCGATGGACTCCGGCCACGTCCTGCGCTGGGCCTCGGTCGCCAAGGCGGTCGGCGGCGCGCTCGTCATGCGGCTGGACGAGAAGCCCGGCGACCAGGTGGACCGGGACGAGACGGCGGAGCACTACTACGCCCCGCTCGACGACCAGCACGACGCGACGCTGGAGCAGCTGGCCAGCAACCGCGGCTGTGTGCGCCACTACGCCGGCGACGAGGAGTCGACGCTGGAGACGCTCGACCCGGAGCAGTACGACGTGGAGGTGGCGACCGACGACCACCTGACGGAGACCGGGTACCCGGACGCGCGCACGGCGGTCGCGGAGTTCGACAGCGACCCGCTGCGCTCCTGGACCGAGGTCGGCGGTGTCTCGACGAGCTGCACGCAGGGTGCGTCCGAGCTGTACAGCACGCACGGGTACACGGTGCTCGGCGCGGGGCTCGAAGGGGCGACCGGGGTGCCGGTCAAGGACCTCGTGTGGCAGGAGATCAGCTACCCGTTCGGGATGACCACGCTGCGCCAGGAGGACCCGGACGACACCGGCGTGCGGCGGGCGAAGATCTACAAGGGCGCGGCCAACACCGAGGTGGCGCCGGACCAGATCAGCTGGAAGACGCTCGGCGGCGGCCTGGAGTCGAACGTGCGGGACATGGCCCGCTTCGGCGACGCGATGATCTCCGGCGAGATCGTCACCGACACCGACCACATCTGGGACGGCACGGCGAACGGCTGGGACTACGCGTACGGCTGGGGCGTCGGCAGCAAGAACGGCCACCGGTACGCGAGCAAGTCCGGCGGGCAGCTCGGCTCGGACGCGCACCTGCTGGTGTTCCCGGACGACGGCATCTCGATCGCCGTCATGATCAACCGGGAGGAGCTGAGTGACCCGGCCGACCACGCGTCCGCCATCGCCTGGTACGTCGGCGACCTGCTGACCTGA
- a CDS encoding SigE family RNA polymerase sigma factor — protein sequence MNQRDEEEFREFVAGRMESLRGLAYLTCGDWQAAEDAVSTALSKLYVHWSRVSAPYNYVRRSVVHAAIDETRRPWRRERSTSPDLLDRPAPGRIDAGDDHAHVREALLRVPRGQRAVLVLRFYEELSVEETARVLGRSTGTVKSQTAKGLEALRAALGSHDFHAAIG from the coding sequence GTGAACCAGCGCGACGAGGAGGAGTTCCGCGAGTTCGTCGCCGGCCGGATGGAGTCGTTGCGCGGGCTGGCGTACCTCACCTGCGGTGACTGGCAGGCGGCCGAGGACGCCGTCTCGACCGCCCTCAGCAAGCTGTACGTCCACTGGAGCCGGGTGAGCGCGCCCTACAACTACGTGCGCCGGTCCGTCGTGCACGCCGCGATCGACGAGACGCGGCGGCCGTGGCGGCGCGAGCGGTCCACCAGCCCCGACCTGCTCGACCGGCCGGCACCCGGCCGCATCGACGCGGGCGACGACCACGCGCACGTGCGCGAGGCGCTGCTGCGCGTGCCGCGGGGGCAGCGCGCCGTGCTGGTCCTGCGGTTCTACGAGGAGCTCAGCGTCGAGGAGACAGCCAGGGTGCTCGGCCGGAGCACCGGCACCGTCAAAAGCCAGACCGCCAAGGGACTGGAGGCGCTGCGGGCCGCGCTCGGCAGCCACGACTTTCACGCGGCCATCGGATAG
- a CDS encoding class I SAM-dependent methyltransferase → MAGDGAGRPTLTPADRQRWVVETLDVSPAGRVLEIGCGAGTATALVAERLREGRVLAVDRAASAVRQARERNADGIRSGSVEVRQLDITAAELPDRSFDTIFAVNVSLFWLATPPGLLDRLGRLLTTGGTLHVFAERPTRTAVEAIAAHVAAGLREAAFQHIATTVAATRAAVQANPPH, encoded by the coding sequence ATGGCGGGTGACGGTGCGGGTCGACCCACGCTGACTCCGGCGGACCGGCAGCGCTGGGTGGTCGAGACGCTCGACGTGAGTCCGGCGGGCCGCGTGCTCGAAATCGGCTGCGGCGCCGGCACGGCCACGGCGCTGGTCGCCGAGCGCCTCCGCGAGGGCCGCGTCCTGGCCGTGGACCGGGCGGCCAGCGCGGTACGCCAGGCGCGCGAGCGCAACGCGGACGGCATCCGGTCCGGCAGCGTGGAGGTGCGGCAGCTCGACATCACGGCGGCTGAGCTGCCGGACAGGTCGTTCGACACGATCTTCGCGGTGAACGTGAGCCTCTTCTGGCTGGCCACCCCGCCCGGCCTGCTCGACCGCCTGGGGCGGCTGCTCACCACCGGCGGCACGCTGCACGTCTTCGCCGAGCGCCCCACCCGCACGGCCGTCGAGGCGATCGCCGCCCACGTCGCCGCCGGGCTCCGCGAGGCCGCGTTCCAGCACATCGCCACGACCGTCGCCGCCACCCGCGCCGCCGTCCAGGCCAACCCACCCCACTGA
- a CDS encoding alpha/beta fold hydrolase: MSDTTAGRYAEVNGINLYYETHGSGRPMMLLHGGLGSGDMFAPILPTLAARRQVILVDLQGHGRTADIDRPIDIALMADDIAALIDHLGLDRPDVVGYSLGGGVALQTAVRHPEKVGRLVSASAHVRTDAIPAEMREQQGQVSAAAAEFMKDTPMYQTYVKVAPRPEDFPRLLDKIGESMAHDFDLTEEVRGLQVPTLIVAGDADMAPPSHYVEVFKLLDGGLRDGGWMGEGRPKGGHALAILPGLTHYNLFASPLFAAVTLAFVDPEETSWES; the protein is encoded by the coding sequence ATGAGCGACACCACCGCCGGCCGGTACGCAGAGGTCAACGGCATCAACCTGTACTACGAGACGCACGGCTCCGGCCGGCCGATGATGCTGCTGCACGGCGGCCTCGGCTCGGGCGACATGTTCGCGCCGATCCTGCCGACGCTCGCCGCGCGCCGCCAGGTGATCCTCGTGGACCTGCAGGGGCACGGCCGCACCGCGGACATCGACCGCCCCATCGACATCGCGCTGATGGCCGACGACATCGCGGCGCTCATCGACCACCTGGGCCTCGACCGCCCCGACGTCGTGGGCTACTCGCTCGGCGGCGGGGTGGCGCTGCAGACCGCGGTGCGGCACCCGGAGAAGGTCGGCCGGCTGGTGAGCGCGTCCGCGCACGTACGCACCGACGCGATCCCCGCCGAGATGCGCGAGCAGCAGGGCCAGGTGAGCGCGGCGGCGGCGGAGTTCATGAAGGACACGCCGATGTACCAGACGTACGTGAAGGTCGCGCCGCGCCCCGAGGACTTCCCGCGCCTGCTCGACAAGATCGGCGAGTCGATGGCGCACGACTTCGACCTGACCGAGGAGGTGCGCGGCCTCCAGGTGCCCACACTCATCGTGGCCGGCGACGCGGACATGGCGCCCCCGAGCCACTACGTGGAGGTCTTCAAGCTGCTCGACGGCGGCCTGCGGGACGGCGGCTGGATGGGCGAGGGCCGGCCGAAGGGTGGGCACGCGCTCGCGATCCTGCCCGGGCTCACGCACTACAACCTCTTCGCGTCGCCCTTGTTCGCGGCGGTGACGCTGGCGTTCGTGGATCCCGAGGAGACCAGTTGGGAGAGCTGA
- a CDS encoding TetR/AcrR family transcriptional regulator: MTRPAGAAAAAHGERTRELILQTALRLFAERGYERTTMRAIADAAGLSASNAYYYFRSKDHLVQQFYTEIQRRHREESAEALSRTGLVDRLRGVLHAGVTVMAPYHEFAGSFVGVAINPKSPSSPFSDESTAAREAAIGLFREVVEGSKPAVDRQVRADLPELLWLGYLALTLHWVHDMSYEQDRTRRLIDLATPFVGRLIRLTRLPGMRPITNDLLWLVRKLRS; this comes from the coding sequence ATGACCAGACCGGCCGGTGCGGCAGCGGCCGCGCACGGAGAGCGCACGCGCGAGCTGATCCTGCAGACCGCGCTGCGGCTGTTCGCCGAGCGGGGCTACGAGCGCACGACGATGCGGGCCATCGCGGATGCGGCCGGCCTCTCGGCGAGCAACGCGTACTACTACTTCCGCTCCAAGGACCATCTCGTCCAGCAGTTCTACACGGAGATCCAGCGCCGCCACCGCGAGGAGTCCGCTGAGGCACTGTCCCGCACCGGCCTCGTCGACCGGCTGCGGGGCGTGCTGCACGCGGGTGTGACGGTGATGGCGCCGTACCACGAGTTCGCCGGCTCCTTCGTCGGCGTGGCTATCAACCCGAAGTCGCCGTCGAGCCCGTTCAGCGACGAGTCGACCGCGGCGCGGGAGGCGGCGATCGGCCTGTTCCGCGAGGTGGTCGAGGGCTCGAAGCCCGCCGTCGACCGGCAGGTGCGCGCCGACCTGCCCGAGCTGCTGTGGCTGGGCTACCTCGCGCTGACGCTGCACTGGGTGCACGACATGTCGTACGAGCAGGACCGCACGCGCCGCCTGATCGACCTGGCAACGCCGTTCGTGGGGCGGCTGATCCGCCTCACCCGGCTGCCCGGCATGCGCCCGATCACCAACGACCTGCTGTGGCTCGTGCGGAAGCTGCGCTCATGA
- a CDS encoding YndJ family protein codes for MSTWSHGLLNLLICVGLLAVMPLGLRLVAVPGAARVHRLWFLAATPAAISVWLPRGWLAAVLAAAYLPATTALLVSAPRLVLAHRRPMPATSEASGDRDSHLRPGSDDHAGRHSDPGPDSDPGPDSDPGPDSDRDAPRPNRYRNDLDPGSDRHDLAPGRERDAGASQHGPDSAHSGASARQPGHGVTLRVVAVATALAAPTVAACALVAERAGYRLFGFELDVLALTVAHFHYAGFAAALIAGLVCEVDSGRPTGRLAAMSVPAGIAVVFAGFFTSEWVELAGAAVLTAGMWLVGWLTWRRVRASGAVRGLLLVSAATLVVTMLLALDWALGEATGLPHLPLSWMVATHGLANAVGFALCGLVAWQILAADRGIPTTTAQGLIAGQRIEAHQEMHAIQQAGATQQVETSQEADARADAGQVTGTTQTTGARQKTKASQETGALRRMKAGSEWH; via the coding sequence ATGAGCACCTGGAGCCACGGCCTGCTCAACCTCCTGATCTGCGTCGGGCTGCTGGCCGTGATGCCGCTCGGGCTGCGGCTGGTGGCGGTGCCGGGCGCGGCGCGCGTTCACCGGCTGTGGTTTCTCGCCGCGACGCCGGCCGCAATCTCGGTGTGGCTGCCCCGCGGCTGGCTCGCGGCGGTGCTCGCCGCCGCGTATCTGCCGGCAACCACCGCGCTGCTGGTGAGCGCGCCCCGCCTGGTCCTCGCCCACCGTCGACCGATGCCGGCCACCAGCGAGGCCAGCGGCGACCGCGACAGCCATCTGCGACCCGGCAGCGACGACCACGCCGGACGCCACAGCGACCCGGGACCCGACAGCGACCCGGGACCCGACAGCGACCCGGGACCTGACAGCGACCGCGACGCCCCGAGACCCAACAGGTACCGCAACGACCTGGACCCGGGCAGCGACCGCCACGACCTCGCACCCGGGAGGGAACGCGACGCAGGCGCGAGCCAGCACGGGCCCGACAGCGCCCACAGCGGCGCGAGCGCACGCCAGCCCGGGCATGGCGTCACGCTGCGGGTTGTCGCCGTCGCCACCGCGTTGGCCGCGCCGACCGTTGCGGCTTGCGCGTTGGTGGCCGAGCGGGCGGGCTACCGGCTGTTCGGGTTCGAGCTCGACGTGCTCGCTTTGACCGTCGCGCACTTCCACTACGCCGGCTTCGCCGCCGCGCTGATCGCCGGGCTGGTGTGCGAAGTGGACAGTGGCCGGCCCACGGGGCGCCTCGCCGCGATGTCCGTGCCGGCTGGCATCGCGGTCGTGTTCGCCGGCTTCTTCACCAGCGAATGGGTCGAGCTGGCCGGCGCCGCCGTGCTCACCGCGGGCATGTGGCTGGTCGGCTGGCTCACCTGGCGGCGGGTCCGCGCCAGCGGGGCTGTGCGCGGGCTGCTGCTCGTATCGGCGGCCACGCTGGTCGTCACGATGCTGCTGGCCCTCGACTGGGCGCTCGGTGAGGCCACGGGTCTCCCCCACCTGCCGCTGTCCTGGATGGTGGCGACGCATGGGCTGGCCAACGCGGTCGGCTTCGCGCTCTGTGGGCTGGTCGCCTGGCAGATCCTCGCCGCCGACCGCGGCATCCCGACCACCACCGCCCAGGGGCTGATCGCCGGCCAGCGAATAGAAGCCCACCAGGAGATGCACGCCATCCAGCAGGCAGGCGCCACCCAACAAGTGGAGACGAGCCAAGAAGCGGACGCCAGGGCGGATGCCGGGCAGGTGACGGGCACGACCCAGACGACGGGCGCGAGGCAGAAGACCAAAGCCAGCCAGGAAACGGGCGCCCTGCGACGGATGAAAGCGGGTTCCGAATGGCACTGA
- a CDS encoding DUF1990 family protein — translation MALTTYPEAGATQRGPLPAGYRHLRRRMRVGAGDAAFTGAAEAVLTWRMHEAMGVPVKSGAPRAAPGVAVATRPGLGPLRICAPCVVVWAEEGERRAGFGYGTVAGHPLRGEEAFVVTRDDEGGVWLEVVAFSRPVRWWVRLAGPVLPVFQRFYAYRCGAALRRLVRTRG, via the coding sequence ATGGCACTGACCACCTACCCGGAGGCCGGCGCCACGCAGCGCGGTCCGCTCCCGGCTGGCTACCGCCACCTGCGGCGACGGATGCGGGTGGGCGCGGGCGACGCAGCGTTCACGGGCGCGGCGGAGGCGGTGCTGACGTGGCGGATGCACGAGGCTATGGGCGTGCCCGTCAAGTCGGGCGCGCCGCGGGCCGCGCCGGGCGTCGCGGTGGCCACGCGCCCTGGGCTCGGGCCGCTCCGCATCTGTGCGCCGTGTGTGGTGGTGTGGGCCGAGGAGGGTGAGCGCCGGGCCGGCTTCGGATACGGGACGGTGGCGGGGCACCCGCTGCGCGGCGAGGAGGCGTTCGTGGTGACGCGGGACGACGAGGGCGGGGTGTGGCTGGAGGTGGTCGCCTTCAGCCGTCCGGTGCGCTGGTGGGTGCGGCTGGCCGGGCCGGTGCTGCCGGTCTTCCAGCGCTTCTACGCCTATCGCTGCGGCGCCGCCCTACGCCGGCTCGTCCGGACTCGCGGCTGA
- a CDS encoding 4a-hydroxytetrahydrobiopterin dehydratase, whose amino-acid sequence MVQHRDLVTTVADHIGVSVEEARRAAEATVATLVRTVDEPQRRQVLDAVPALLASEVDAAPGPAWDGDDFVAEVSWLTGTTPEEARERAQAVLYILSRREPDLVGELDLPGDIRDLVSDPAPGGGITGPHGGTPPLTDDELAAALANLPHWTGGHRAIRRTIELPDSNLSRVLARIERLRDETGRLPDIDRDGDTATLTVYTNSVDAVTHLDVDLAHRVDDAITAAGAGISGP is encoded by the coding sequence ATGGTGCAGCATCGAGACCTGGTCACGACCGTGGCGGACCACATCGGCGTCTCCGTCGAGGAGGCGCGGCGAGCGGCGGAAGCGACAGTCGCCACGCTGGTACGCACGGTGGACGAGCCGCAGCGGCGGCAGGTCCTGGACGCCGTACCCGCACTGCTCGCCAGCGAGGTCGACGCCGCGCCCGGGCCGGCGTGGGACGGCGACGACTTCGTCGCCGAGGTGTCCTGGCTGACCGGCACCACGCCGGAGGAGGCCCGCGAACGGGCGCAGGCGGTCCTCTACATCCTGTCGCGCCGCGAGCCGGACCTCGTGGGAGAGCTGGACCTGCCGGGCGACATCCGCGACCTCGTCAGCGACCCGGCGCCGGGCGGCGGCATCACCGGACCGCACGGCGGCACCCCGCCACTGACCGACGACGAACTCGCCGCGGCGCTGGCCAACCTGCCCCACTGGACCGGCGGCCACCGCGCCATCCGGCGGACCATCGAGCTGCCGGACAGCAACCTGAGCCGCGTGCTGGCGCGCATCGAGCGGCTGCGGGACGAAACCGGCCGCCTGCCGGACATCGACCGGGACGGCGACACGGCCACCCTGACCGTGTACACCAACTCCGTCGACGCGGTAACCCACCTCGACGTGGACCTCGCCCACCGCGTCGACGACGCCATCACCGCGGCCGGCGCCGGCATATCCGGCCCGTGA
- a CDS encoding DUF3140 domain-containing protein, which produces MTGADPELERVWQEFHGAVNMTSPQLRDWLFAQTSLNDTYPPEPGVDVIDLGNRVLRILGKRRGDLTGDDVTVMRDVTELINRRLDQRPADEIDQEPWRHSLMAVGHDPWRS; this is translated from the coding sequence ATGACTGGTGCCGATCCGGAGCTGGAACGGGTGTGGCAGGAGTTTCACGGGGCGGTCAACATGACCTCGCCACAGCTGCGGGACTGGCTGTTCGCGCAGACGTCACTGAACGACACGTACCCGCCCGAACCCGGCGTGGACGTCATCGACCTCGGCAACCGGGTGCTGCGCATCCTGGGCAAGCGCCGCGGCGATTTGACCGGCGACGACGTCACCGTGATGCGCGACGTGACCGAACTGATCAACCGCAGGCTCGACCAGCGCCCGGCGGACGAGATCGACCAGGAGCCGTGGCGGCACAGCCTGATGGCGGTCGGCCACGACCCGTGGCGCTCTTAG
- a CDS encoding AEC family transporter yields MRGVLAGFAAIWVVTLVGYLIGRYELLGPSGPTVLARLVFFVAAPALLVTTLVRSSPGDVFTGALAAFVLSTVLAAGAFLAITLLVRRGRERPDAGTLTVGTLAASYVNAGNLGIPVAAYVLGDVSFIAPVLLFQTMVAAPIGLAVLDVTTGGRRPSARALAMLPLRSPLTLASGVGIAIAVIGWRPPDEVLRPFDLVASAAVPLALLALGMSLPGSRPFTAGPDGRDRYVAVALKALGQPLLAYVIGRFALGLSGAALLAAVVTAALPTAQNVFVFASRYDRAVALARDAIVLTTLAAAATLVLIAAWLG; encoded by the coding sequence GTGCGTGGCGTGCTGGCCGGGTTCGCGGCCATCTGGGTGGTCACCCTGGTCGGGTACCTCATCGGGCGGTACGAGCTGCTCGGCCCCTCCGGCCCCACCGTGCTCGCCCGCCTCGTGTTCTTCGTGGCCGCGCCCGCGCTGCTCGTCACCACGCTGGTCCGCTCCTCCCCCGGCGACGTGTTCACGGGTGCGCTCGCCGCGTTCGTGCTGAGCACGGTGCTCGCGGCGGGCGCCTTCCTCGCGATCACGCTGCTGGTGCGCCGCGGGCGGGAACGCCCCGATGCCGGAACGCTGACCGTCGGCACACTCGCCGCCTCCTACGTGAACGCGGGCAATCTCGGCATCCCCGTCGCCGCCTACGTGCTGGGCGACGTCTCGTTCATCGCGCCGGTGCTGCTCTTCCAGACCATGGTGGCGGCGCCGATCGGGCTCGCCGTGCTCGACGTCACCACCGGCGGCCGCCGGCCGTCCGCGCGGGCCCTCGCCATGCTGCCGCTGCGCAGCCCACTCACGCTCGCCTCGGGGGTGGGCATCGCGATCGCGGTGATCGGGTGGCGGCCGCCGGACGAGGTGCTGCGGCCCTTCGACCTCGTGGCCTCCGCCGCGGTGCCGCTGGCGCTGCTCGCGCTGGGGATGTCGCTGCCCGGCAGCCGGCCGTTCACGGCGGGGCCGGATGGCCGCGACCGGTACGTGGCGGTGGCGCTCAAGGCGCTCGGCCAGCCGCTGCTCGCCTACGTCATCGGCCGCTTCGCGCTGGGCCTCTCGGGTGCGGCACTGCTCGCCGCGGTCGTGACGGCCGCCCTCCCCACCGCGCAGAACGTCTTCGTCTTCGCCAGCCGCTACGACCGCGCGGTCGCCCTGGCCCGCGACGCGATCGTGCTGACCACGCTGGCCGCCGCGGCGACGCTCGTGCTCATCGCCGCCTGGCTCGGATAG